The Lacerta agilis isolate rLacAgi1 chromosome 5, rLacAgi1.pri, whole genome shotgun sequence genome has a segment encoding these proteins:
- the LOC117047578 gene encoding intestinal-type alkaline phosphatase-like, whose translation MWLSGLALCLGLAFAGAIIPAQEEKPSFWNEQALKAIQKALSLHPRHYKAKNLILFLGDGMGLPTITATRILKGELANQLSPQLPLTMDAFPYVALSKTYNVDRQVPDSAGTATAYLCGVKGNYKTIGLNAAARVSQCNTTVGNEVVSVMQRACAAGKSVGIVTTTRVQHASPSGNYAHVVNRNWYSDADMPASAISEGCKDIAQQLVKNVNLTVILGGGRKYMTPAGTQDPEYNTNSSKGIRQDGKNLITEWLNSSPGTKYVWNRTQLLSAADDPAVSRLMGLFEPGDMKYELVRNNQTDPSLAEMTEAALKILSRNPKGFYLFVEGGKIDLGHHNGIAKQALTEAVEFDKAIQRAGELTQEADTLTVVTADHSHVFGFGGYTLRGSSIFGLAPALAADMKAYTSIVYGNGPGYQITSQGRPNLTEEESERDDYHQQAAVPLDSETHGGEDVAILAKGPMAHLFHGVQEQTFVAHVMAYAASIEPYQENGLDTNSARWTKPTLVTLLLASLLLWAC comes from the exons ATGTGGCTCTCCGGACTGGCTCTCTGCCTGGGGCTGGCATTCGCTGGTGCCATCATCCCAG CTCAAGAGGAGAAGCCCTCCTTCTGGAACGAGCAGGCTCTCAAGGCCATCCAGAAAGCCCTGAGCCTCCATCCCCGGCACTACAAAGCTAAGAACCTCATCCTCTTCCTGGGAGATG GCATGGGCCTCCCCACCATCaccgccacccgcatcctgaagGGAGAGTTGGCGAACCAGCTGAGCCCCCAGTTGCCTCTGACGATGGACGCCTTCCCTTACGTGGCTCTTTCCAAG ACGTACAACGTGGACCGGCAAGTGCCCGACAGTGCTGGCACCGCCACCGCCTACCTCTGTGGGGTGAAGGGCAACTACAAAACCATTGGGCTGAATGCAGCTGCTCGGGTTAGCCAGTGTAACACAACAGTTGGCAACGAAGTCGTGTCTGTGATGCAGAGAGCCTGTGCAGCTg GAAAGTCTGTGGGGATTGTGACCACCACGCGAGTCCAGCATGCGTCACCCTCCGGGAACTATGCCCACGTGGTGAACCGGAACTGGTACTCGGACGCCGACATGCCCGCCTCAGCAATTTCAGAAGGCTGCAAGGACATCGCTCAGCAACTTGTTAAGAACGTCAACCTGACG GTGATCCTGGGCGGCGGCCGGAAGTACATGACTCCAGCGGGCACTCAGGACCCCGAGTACAACACCAACTCCAGCAAGGGCATTCGCCAAGATGGCAAGAACCTCATCACGGAGTGGCTTAACTCCTCGCCA GGCACCAAGTACGTCTGGAACCGAACACAGCTGCTGAGTGCCGCAGACGACCCAGCTGTGAGCCGCCTCATGG GCCTCTTTGAACCTGGCGACATGAAATACGAGCTGGTCCGCAACAACCAGACCGACCCATCTCTGGCGGAGATGACTGAGGCCGCCTTAAAGATTCTCAGCCGCAACCCTAAGGGATTCTACCTCTTCGTTGAAG GAGGCAAGATCGACCTTGGACACCACAACGGCATTGCCAAGCAGGCTCTCACCGAGGCAGTGGAGTTCGACAAAGCTATCCAGCGGGCAGGGGAGCTGACGCAAGAAGCCGACACCTTGACTGTGGTGACCGCTGACCATTCCCACGTCTTTGGCTTTGGCGGCTACACGCTGAGAGGCTCCTCCATCTTTG GCTTGGCCCCTGCATTAGCAGCGGACATGAAGGCGTACACATCCATCGTGTATGGAAACGGGCCGGGCTACCAGATCACCAGCCAGGGCCGCCCCAATTTGACCGAAGAAGAGAGCG AGCGTGATGACTACCACCAGCAAGCTGCCGTGCCCCTTGACTCGGAAACCCATGGGGGCGAGGACGTGGCCATCTTGGCGAAGGGCCCCATGGCTCACCTATTCCATGGGGTGCAGGAGCAGACGTTTGTTGCCCATGTCATGGCATACGCTGCTAGCATAGAACCATACCAGGAGAATGGCCTGGACACTAACTCTGCCAGGTGGACAAAGCCCACCTTGGTGACACTTCTCCTGGCCTCCTTGCTCCTTTGGGCCTGTTAA